The bacterium genome includes a region encoding these proteins:
- a CDS encoding site-specific DNA-methyltransferase — MVDKRRPRKLEYSDIDLSRWKEYEDILTDSWWDMKSRDRTNGHSFDYHGNFIPQIPNQVFRRYSREGDIVVDWFLGSGTSAIEAVNLNRRLIGIELKHELVEYVKGKLPAGAVGNSIRIIQGDSASNNAKKSVQNALQEMGADKAQLAVLHPPYADIIKFSELKADLSNCPSTDEFLAGFTKVVQNAYDTLENGRFAILVIGDKYSAGELDPLGFKCMLKMNEVGFRTKSIIVKNIEGNEKGKGKDTNLWRYRALSGGFYIFKHEYVMIFFK; from the coding sequence GTGGTTGACAAAAGACGTCCTCGAAAACTCGAATATTCGGATATCGACCTGTCGCGCTGGAAAGAATATGAGGATATTCTTACCGATTCATGGTGGGATATGAAATCACGCGATAGAACGAATGGTCATTCTTTTGACTATCATGGAAACTTCATTCCTCAAATTCCTAACCAGGTATTCAGGCGCTACAGTCGTGAAGGCGATATTGTAGTAGACTGGTTTCTCGGTTCTGGCACTTCAGCCATAGAAGCGGTCAACTTGAATAGAAGGTTGATTGGTATCGAGCTCAAGCATGAGCTTGTCGAGTATGTGAAAGGCAAGCTGCCCGCCGGGGCAGTCGGCAACAGCATAAGGATTATTCAGGGTGACAGTGCTTCAAACAATGCTAAAAAGAGCGTCCAAAATGCGCTGCAGGAGATGGGTGCCGATAAGGCGCAACTGGCTGTATTGCACCCGCCATACGCCGATATAATCAAGTTCAGCGAGCTAAAGGCAGATCTGTCAAACTGCCCTTCCACAGATGAATTTCTTGCCGGTTTCACAAAAGTGGTTCAAAATGCTTACGATACGCTTGAAAATGGCCGCTTTGCCATTCTCGTAATTGGTGACAAATACAGCGCAGGAGAACTCGACCCGCTCGGGTTCAAGTGCATGCTGAAAATGAATGAAGTGGGCTTTCGCACCAAGTCGATCATAGTGAAAAATATCGAAGGCAATGAAAAAGGCAAAGGCAAAGACACCAACCTCTGGCGTTACCGCGCCCTCAGCGGTGGATTCTATATCTTCAAGCACGAGTACGTAATGATATTCTTCAAATAG
- a CDS encoding aminotransferase class V-fold PLP-dependent enzyme: MIYLDNAATSWPKPAQVVEAMVGYMRHSGGNPGRSGHQLSVDAGRIVYNTREAIAKLFNVSDPLRVILTMNATHALNIALMGMLKAGDRVVTTSVEHNSVMRPLRALEKQGVELEIVNCDPSGKIDIADWQRALAGGAKLAVAVHASNVTGRIFPIAQLAQAAHSSGSKILVDAAQTAGVEDIDMEAMDIDMLAFTGHKALLGPQGTGGLVLGKSVDPSEIDPIMRGGTGSASASEEHPDFLPDKFESGTPNGVGIAGLGTGVCYIAERGLDNIRAHHNDLMLSLVSGLAEIDKVRVYGPSTNERRAGLVSFRIEGYENSDIGLTLDEKYEVMCRVGLHCATTAHKTLGTFPDGTVRFSISPLTTASEIDQALQAVKEIVSK, translated from the coding sequence ATGATATATCTGGACAACGCAGCCACATCCTGGCCGAAACCTGCACAAGTCGTTGAAGCGATGGTCGGATATATGCGTCACTCAGGCGGAAACCCAGGACGCTCGGGGCACCAGCTATCAGTCGATGCAGGCCGGATTGTGTATAACACGCGCGAAGCAATCGCAAAACTGTTTAATGTAAGCGATCCCCTGCGAGTAATACTGACTATGAATGCAACCCACGCCCTCAATATCGCGCTCATGGGCATGCTCAAGGCCGGCGACCGGGTGGTGACTACATCCGTCGAGCACAATTCTGTGATGCGGCCGCTTCGTGCCCTGGAAAAACAGGGAGTGGAGCTTGAGATAGTTAATTGTGACCCGTCTGGAAAGATAGACATAGCCGACTGGCAGCGTGCACTTGCCGGGGGAGCAAAACTGGCAGTTGCAGTGCACGCGAGCAATGTCACCGGCAGGATTTTTCCAATAGCACAGCTTGCTCAGGCAGCTCACAGCTCGGGTTCAAAAATACTCGTCGATGCCGCTCAGACTGCCGGCGTGGAGGATATCGATATGGAGGCCATGGATATCGACATGCTGGCCTTTACGGGGCACAAGGCTTTGTTGGGTCCGCAGGGCACTGGCGGACTGGTTCTGGGCAAGTCGGTAGATCCATCAGAGATAGACCCAATAATGCGCGGGGGGACGGGCAGCGCATCCGCTTCTGAAGAACACCCCGATTTTTTGCCTGACAAGTTTGAGAGCGGGACACCAAACGGTGTAGGCATAGCCGGTCTGGGAACAGGTGTATGCTATATTGCCGAGCGCGGGCTCGATAATATCCGTGCCCACCATAATGATCTTATGCTCAGTCTTGTATCAGGTCTTGCGGAAATTGATAAAGTCAGAGTATATGGACCCAGCACTAATGAGCGCCGGGCAGGATTGGTTTCATTCCGCATTGAAGGGTATGAGAATTCCGACATCGGGCTGACACTGGATGAAAAATATGAGGTAATGTGCCGTGTCGGACTGCACTGTGCTACAACTGCTCACAAGACTCTCGGCACTTTCCCAGACGGAACAGT
- the queA gene encoding tRNA preQ1(34) S-adenosylmethionine ribosyltransferase-isomerase QueA: MHLSEFDYPLPQALIAQEPLAQRDNSRLLVVNRQDQTIEHRKFFEILEYLRDDDLIVFNDTRVTAARLYGHKETGGHVEALLMKHTGQGLWEAMVKPGRRVGVGSTILFDGGLSAFVKDRDDQGIRTLKFSAAVDPDMLIKAAGQVPLPPYIHKQLNDPERYQTVYAHAGGSAAAPTAGLHFTPEILNKIAERGIQKVFVTLNVGIGTFRPVRVDNIDDHEMHTEEFEITESAADAINSAQGRIVCVGTTTARCLESAAVSKRRVRPGGGATNLFIKPGYEFKIVEALVTNFHIPKSTLLVLVSAFAGIDTIKRAYEEALRERYRFLSFGDAMFLC; encoded by the coding sequence ATGCATTTAAGTGAGTTTGATTATCCGCTCCCACAGGCACTGATTGCACAGGAGCCTTTGGCGCAGCGGGACAATTCCAGGCTGCTCGTTGTAAACAGGCAGGATCAGACAATCGAGCACAGGAAGTTCTTTGAGATTCTTGAATATTTGAGGGACGACGACCTCATTGTCTTTAACGATACCAGGGTCACAGCCGCCAGGCTTTACGGGCACAAAGAGACCGGCGGGCATGTCGAGGCTCTGCTGATGAAGCACACTGGGCAGGGGCTTTGGGAAGCAATGGTAAAACCCGGCAGGCGGGTCGGGGTTGGAAGCACCATTTTATTTGATGGCGGGCTGAGCGCATTTGTTAAAGACCGCGATGATCAGGGCATCAGGACACTGAAATTCAGTGCTGCTGTTGACCCGGATATGTTGATCAAGGCGGCAGGTCAGGTGCCGCTGCCGCCGTATATTCACAAGCAGCTGAATGATCCTGAGCGTTACCAGACTGTGTATGCACATGCCGGTGGGTCTGCTGCCGCGCCGACAGCAGGCTTGCATTTTACACCTGAAATTCTTAACAAGATAGCCGAAAGAGGCATACAGAAAGTCTTCGTGACGCTGAATGTGGGAATTGGAACATTTAGGCCAGTGCGGGTGGATAACATTGATGACCACGAGATGCATACCGAAGAGTTTGAGATCACTGAGTCGGCGGCTGATGCGATAAACTCCGCGCAGGGAAGAATTGTATGCGTCGGCACAACGACAGCGCGCTGTCTTGAAAGTGCTGCAGTCTCGAAACGCAGAGTCAGACCGGGTGGGGGAGCGACCAATCTTTTTATCAAGCCCGGATATGAATTTAAGATTGTGGAAGCGTTGGTAACCAACTTTCACATTCCAAAATCGACTTTACTGGTGCTTGTGAGCGCATTTGCGGGCATAGACACTATTAAAAGAGCGTATGAAGAAGCGCTCCGGGAGCGATATAGGTTCCTGAGTTTCGGTGATGCAATGTTTCTTTGCTAA
- a CDS encoding zf-HC2 domain-containing protein: MKCEQIQPILLDYAQDKLNPPESEQVREHIRTCDECADLLKDEAELAGRIAAVGLQQPQNDVWALVHAKIRPKRASILTRLDGFLKNGYRVAAAAVVLAMLLLLAIHTIKPVNNKPSDPMPSSMAQVKWSDDPMGRQTDATVDYIDNM; the protein is encoded by the coding sequence ATGAAATGCGAACAGATACAACCGATTCTGCTGGACTACGCGCAAGACAAGCTGAATCCGCCTGAGAGCGAGCAGGTCCGGGAGCATATTCGCACGTGCGATGAGTGTGCGGATCTGCTGAAAGATGAGGCCGAGCTTGCAGGTCGAATTGCGGCGGTTGGTCTTCAGCAGCCTCAAAACGACGTCTGGGCGCTGGTTCATGCAAAGATACGGCCTAAGCGAGCGAGTATTCTCACGAGACTGGACGGCTTTCTGAAAAATGGTTATCGAGTGGCGGCAGCAGCCGTGGTTCTGGCCATGCTGCTCCTGCTGGCGATACATACTATCAAGCCCGTGAATAATAAGCCATCCGACCCGATGCCATCATCGATGGCGCAAGTCAAATGGTCGGATGACCCAATGGGCAGACAGACAGATGCGACAGTCGATTATATAGACAATATGTAG
- a CDS encoding type III pantothenate kinase — protein MLLAIDVGNTNTAFAVFDDRTIRADWRIGTVARRTGDEYAALLLPLFSKVGISFDQIDGVVVSSVVPATIDALIRLTKFHLDVGAPTILGPDIDLGIKINYHPMTDVGADRIANAVAAHAKYGGKVIVVDLGTGTTLDAVSESGEYLGGAIAPGIQISLDALVARAAKLTSIQLVAPPKAIGDTTASSLQSGMIFGFAGQIDSLVNRFQLEMGGGARVIATGGLASVIAEHSRTIEICDDQLTLEGLRIIYERIRSRIA, from the coding sequence ATGCTTTTAGCTATTGATGTTGGTAACACGAATACTGCTTTTGCCGTCTTTGATGACCGTACAATACGTGCGGACTGGCGTATAGGCACGGTTGCTCGCAGGACAGGTGACGAATACGCTGCTCTGCTGCTGCCCCTATTTAGCAAGGTCGGTATATCATTTGACCAAATTGACGGGGTCGTGGTCTCAAGTGTTGTGCCGGCGACGATAGATGCACTGATCAGGCTTACAAAATTTCATTTGGATGTTGGCGCACCAACCATTTTGGGTCCCGATATCGATCTTGGAATAAAGATAAATTATCACCCCATGACGGATGTCGGAGCAGATCGGATTGCCAATGCTGTTGCTGCGCATGCAAAATACGGCGGCAAAGTGATTGTCGTTGACCTGGGCACAGGAACGACCTTGGACGCAGTCTCTGAAAGTGGCGAATATCTAGGTGGAGCAATAGCTCCGGGCATACAGATATCGTTGGATGCGCTTGTTGCGCGCGCCGCCAAACTTACAAGCATTCAGCTTGTAGCTCCGCCAAAGGCAATCGGCGACACCACTGCTTCCAGCCTGCAATCCGGTATGATCTTTGGATTCGCCGGTCAGATTGATTCGCTGGTTAACCGTTTCCAATTGGAGATGGGCGGCGGAGCAAGAGTAATTGCCACTGGCGGACTGGCATCGGTCATCGCTGAGCACAGCCGTACAATAGAAATCTGCGATGACCAGCTTACACTCGAAGGTTTACGCATAATTTATGAGCGCATACGCTCAAGGATTGCCTAA
- a CDS encoding RNA polymerase sigma factor codes for MNETDYDFSASSEQLLEMCKRQDQDALRLLLRRYERPVYNLLYRMLSSHEEAEEALAEVFVKVWRAAAGFKGDSKFTTWLYKIASNTARDFLRSRKAQREVSIEDVIIDEAFTGRCTSLSPADPEKSVIDALDRQRIINAMSLLSEEDRLLVTLYHLQECDYDEISKITNISPSNLKVKLFRARQRLKKLCLREDMQGDNNEMRTDTTDSAGLRARQAESA; via the coding sequence TTGAACGAGACTGATTATGATTTCTCGGCAAGCAGCGAGCAGCTCCTGGAAATGTGCAAGCGTCAGGATCAGGATGCCTTGCGCCTGCTTTTGCGGAGATACGAGCGTCCAGTCTATAACCTGCTCTATCGTATGCTCTCAAGCCATGAGGAAGCTGAGGAGGCTCTTGCGGAAGTCTTCGTAAAGGTATGGCGGGCTGCTGCAGGATTCAAAGGGGATTCTAAGTTCACCACCTGGCTTTATAAAATAGCATCGAACACGGCAAGAGACTTCCTGCGTTCGCGAAAAGCGCAACGTGAAGTCTCCATAGAAGATGTGATAATCGATGAAGCCTTTACCGGCAGATGCACATCGTTAAGTCCTGCCGATCCTGAAAAGTCTGTAATAGATGCTCTGGACAGACAGAGGATAATAAATGCAATGTCTCTGCTTTCAGAAGAGGATCGACTTCTGGTGACGCTATACCATCTGCAGGAGTGCGATTACGACGAGATATCGAAGATAACCAATATCTCGCCGAGCAACCTGAAGGTAAAACTCTTCAGGGCGCGTCAGAGGCTGAAAAAGCTGTGCTTGAGAGAGGATATGCAAGGCGACAACAATGAAATGCGAACAGATACAACCGATTCTGCTGGACTACGCGCAAGACAAGCTGAATCCGCCTGA
- a CDS encoding helix-turn-helix domain-containing protein, translating into MANYDNRLGEWFKQVERSAQELKKKKTDDVPIQIEDKQEPIEQINTTSQPRPVSQPTFDGMAAESVDSSVAVDSSVATIEAGEDTVDEPRAHMDRPAAGRAAGSPGLFDDNDISPVEDFFSFMDHKTESDEQTDEAQTVPLQSDMPQSSVLLGSEGTGVPRPIDLNTADRPKDQNETLLAQETSFAQPDIEPTVILPVEEQAVKEDSDLQQNWDRMPHHLQTLFGIAGEEVAQNSYKAFKESRGELIQRLLDPPLTLEEAARILNVCPTTVRRYTNRGVLAHFRTAGNQRRFRLSDVLSFMESNGRTLQDAE; encoded by the coding sequence ATGGCTAACTACGATAACAGATTAGGTGAGTGGTTTAAGCAGGTAGAACGCAGTGCTCAGGAACTAAAAAAGAAAAAAACGGACGATGTTCCGATACAAATAGAAGATAAGCAAGAACCTATAGAACAGATTAATACCACATCTCAGCCAAGGCCTGTCAGTCAGCCGACTTTTGATGGTATGGCCGCAGAGAGTGTGGATTCTTCAGTCGCAGTGGATTCTTCAGTTGCAACCATTGAGGCTGGTGAAGACACCGTAGACGAGCCGAGGGCTCATATGGATAGACCCGCAGCCGGTCGAGCCGCAGGCTCCCCTGGGCTTTTCGACGACAATGACATTTCTCCTGTGGAAGACTTTTTCTCTTTCATGGACCATAAAACTGAGTCCGATGAGCAAACAGATGAAGCCCAAACAGTTCCACTGCAAAGCGATATGCCGCAATCCAGTGTGCTGCTCGGAAGTGAAGGCACGGGAGTCCCGCGTCCAATTGATCTCAACACCGCCGACCGGCCAAAAGATCAGAATGAAACCTTACTAGCCCAGGAGACGTCGTTTGCGCAGCCTGATATCGAGCCGACAGTCATATTGCCCGTCGAGGAACAGGCAGTCAAAGAAGACTCAGACCTGCAGCAGAATTGGGACCGCATGCCGCACCATTTGCAGACACTCTTCGGCATCGCCGGTGAAGAAGTCGCGCAGAACTCATATAAAGCGTTCAAGGAAAGCAGGGGTGAACTCATTCAAAGACTCCTCGATCCACCGCTGACTCTTGAAGAGGCCGCCAGAATTCTCAACGTCTGCCCGACAACCGTCAGACGATATACCAACCGCGGTGTGCTTGCTCACTTCAGGACAGCAGGCAACCAGCGCCGGTTCAGGCTCTCTGATGTTCTGAGCTTTATGGAGAGCAATGGCCGCACATTACAGGATGCGGAGTAA
- a CDS encoding response regulator, with protein sequence MVTKGSVLVVDDEINLCRILGAKLAKSGYSVVAVHDGLQAVEKVRESNFDVVLLDLILPKMDGLTALAEIRSMRSALPVIVMTACENAEALAQAKTYGVQGYVNKPFDLDNLVSLVSDTSTTGIKARQCTTPTATVLFCKNQGVTLEVHNCSSSKVYSGRIHDKDDRTLSVMLRGSNAQIAPHSTVKCGLSSADAHYSFTTHVLKTLRSPKQIVVLDKPGVIYRIQRRTHTRSLMRMPAIFNVSNEPVSGETVDLSLGGMSMIVPQEVLPGDVLSVELRPKTTTDKINALAQVLRSRPSDEGKGYLLGCKFTQVDETLRRLLEN encoded by the coding sequence ATGGTCACCAAGGGCAGTGTCCTTGTTGTTGACGATGAAATAAACCTGTGCCGCATTCTAGGGGCGAAACTGGCAAAAAGCGGCTATAGTGTCGTGGCTGTGCATGATGGCCTGCAGGCAGTAGAGAAGGTTCGCGAGTCAAACTTCGATGTAGTACTTCTGGATTTAATCCTCCCTAAAATGGATGGATTGACTGCTCTGGCCGAAATCCGCAGCATGCGCAGTGCATTGCCCGTAATCGTTATGACGGCATGTGAGAACGCTGAGGCTTTGGCTCAGGCCAAAACCTATGGTGTGCAGGGTTACGTCAACAAACCTTTCGATCTCGACAATCTCGTCTCGCTGGTCAGCGATACCTCAACGACCGGTATCAAGGCGCGTCAATGCACAACGCCGACTGCAACGGTTTTGTTCTGCAAAAATCAAGGCGTGACACTTGAAGTGCATAACTGCAGCAGTTCAAAGGTGTACTCAGGCCGAATCCACGACAAAGATGATCGCACGCTTTCTGTGATGCTTAGGGGCAGCAATGCCCAAATAGCACCACACAGCACCGTAAAATGCGGTCTGTCGTCTGCCGACGCACACTATAGCTTCACCACTCATGTTCTCAAAACCTTGCGCAGTCCCAAACAGATAGTGGTTTTGGACAAGCCTGGTGTCATCTATCGCATACAGCGCAGGACCCATACACGAAGCCTTATGCGCATGCCGGCGATATTCAACGTGTCGAATGAGCCGGTATCAGGTGAGACCGTAGATTTGAGCCTGGGTGGAATGTCGATGATTGTGCCGCAAGAAGTGCTTCCAGGCGACGTCCTTAGCGTCGAGCTTCGCCCGAAGACGACAACCGACAAGATAAATGCCCTCGCTCAAGTCCTGCGTTCAAGGCCGAGTGATGAAGGCAAAGGTTATTTGCTTGGCTGCAAATTTACGCAAGTCGACGAAACACTGCGCAGGCTTCTTGAGAATTAG
- a CDS encoding phosphodiester glycosidase family protein: MIKKLSFVILLGLVSACVSWASSVEYAKVNIGRTVAHTVTINLNDPNVRVTVALAKGGAGRSESFKSMIGRVQPAAAITGTFFDTKTLIPTGDIAMYGTLVHTGCIGSALCIDSDNKASIVSLRKGRENKWDGYETVLCAGPTLVSNGRVAIALKHEGFRNSLNAPARRTAVGITKSGKLLIAAINRDTSLYAIAKVMVELNTVEALCLDGGSSTGFYHQGRYFALPTRSLTNCLVVYSKVQTYQMAKAELAPAKLFAKADTKPTFDLQKVVSSIPIAISDSIFQTLQGKWNYAGFMQGYE, translated from the coding sequence ATGATTAAGAAACTGTCTTTCGTGATCTTGTTGGGTCTTGTTTCGGCATGTGTATCATGGGCGTCAAGTGTTGAATATGCAAAAGTGAATATCGGCAGGACTGTGGCCCATACAGTTACGATCAACCTCAATGATCCAAATGTAAGGGTGACGGTTGCGCTCGCCAAAGGCGGAGCGGGCAGATCGGAATCGTTTAAGTCTATGATCGGCCGTGTGCAGCCTGCAGCAGCAATAACCGGCACATTCTTCGATACCAAGACCCTTATCCCAACGGGAGATATTGCCATGTACGGCACTCTTGTCCACACAGGCTGTATTGGTTCGGCTCTTTGCATCGACTCAGATAATAAAGCATCCATAGTTTCTCTTCGTAAGGGCAGAGAGAACAAATGGGATGGATATGAGACAGTTCTTTGCGCGGGTCCCACACTGGTTTCAAACGGCAGGGTTGCCATTGCACTCAAGCATGAAGGTTTTCGCAATTCGCTTAATGCTCCTGCGCGCCGCACTGCGGTGGGCATTACCAAAAGCGGCAAACTGCTGATCGCCGCAATCAATCGAGATACCTCTCTATATGCAATAGCCAAAGTTATGGTCGAGTTGAATACTGTTGAGGCACTTTGCCTTGACGGTGGTTCTTCAACAGGTTTCTATCATCAAGGCCGCTACTTTGCTCTCCCAACGCGCTCGCTGACCAACTGCCTGGTCGTATACTCCAAGGTTCAGACATATCAAATGGCAAAAGCAGAACTTGCGCCTGCAAAGCTCTTCGCTAAGGCTGACACTAAGCCGACATTTGACCTACAAAAGGTCGTCTCCAGTATTCCAATTGCGATCAGTGATAGCATTTTCCAGACTCTGCAAGGCAAATGGAATTATGCAGGATTTATGCAGGGGTATGAGTAA
- a CDS encoding glycosyltransferase family 4 protein, with the protein MRIGIFSESYEPIINGVSVSVCTLRDELSRRGHDVFIFAPTFNGYEDESTNVFRFPSAHTPLMRDYPFPIPFAPELRRTFAALKLDIVHTQTPFLLGVVGARWARKYGSALVSTNHTLYTEYAHYVPVRPKSLTRGFLTRLMKWYYSGCDGIVVPSNPVERTLRSYGIKNRIEVIKTGVVAIPPSEPEMRKETRVRYGIADDEFLLLYVGRIAREKNLTMLLDAFKIISTKRDKARLLMVGGGPALEETKQYTSGIGLMGKVVFTGMLKRHEIEPIYTSADIFVFPSTTETQGIAICEALSAGLPVVAANAGGIPENVQPEIDGFLTENDPGEFADRIEFLISHEAERTKMGGNARRNASQFSIERMVSDFESLYASIIESKKSAAPVGVRS; encoded by the coding sequence ATGCGCATAGGCATTTTTTCAGAGAGTTATGAACCCATCATCAACGGCGTAAGCGTGAGCGTGTGCACGTTGCGCGATGAGCTGTCCAGACGCGGTCATGATGTTTTTATCTTTGCGCCGACTTTTAACGGCTATGAAGACGAGTCGACCAATGTGTTCAGATTCCCCTCTGCTCATACTCCCCTGATGCGGGACTATCCGTTTCCCATCCCATTTGCACCCGAACTGCGGCGCACCTTTGCCGCGCTCAAGCTGGATATCGTCCACACCCAGACTCCATTTCTGTTGGGAGTCGTGGGTGCAAGATGGGCCAGAAAATACGGCTCCGCGCTGGTTTCGACGAACCACACGCTGTATACGGAATACGCCCACTATGTCCCAGTCCGGCCAAAGTCACTGACACGCGGCTTTCTGACAAGACTAATGAAGTGGTACTATTCGGGCTGCGACGGGATCGTGGTACCTTCAAACCCTGTGGAGCGGACTCTGCGCTCATATGGGATCAAAAACCGCATCGAAGTCATCAAGACTGGCGTGGTAGCAATACCGCCGTCAGAACCCGAAATGCGCAAAGAAACGAGAGTGCGCTATGGTATCGCGGATGATGAATTCCTGCTGCTGTATGTCGGCCGTATAGCCCGTGAAAAGAACCTCACAATGCTCCTGGATGCGTTCAAGATCATATCTACAAAGCGCGATAAGGCCCGGCTGTTGATGGTTGGGGGAGGTCCGGCTCTGGAAGAGACGAAGCAGTATACATCCGGGATCGGGCTTATGGGCAAAGTCGTTTTTACCGGCATGCTTAAGCGCCATGAGATCGAACCAATATACACCAGCGCAGATATATTTGTTTTTCCATCGACCACGGAGACCCAGGGCATAGCGATATGTGAAGCGTTGAGTGCCGGTCTGCCCGTGGTGGCGGCAAATGCGGGCGGCATCCCGGAAAATGTCCAGCCGGAGATCGACGGATTCTTGACAGAAAACGACCCGGGCGAATTCGCTGACCGCATTGAATTTCTTATCTCGCATGAGGCCGAGCGAACAAAAATGGGGGGAAATGCAAGGCGCAATGCTTCCCAGTTCTCAATCGAAAGAATGGTAAGTGACTTTGAAAGTCTCTATGCTTCAATTATAGAGAGCAAGAAAAGCGCAGCCCCTGTTGGAGTTCGGTCATGA
- a CDS encoding ATP-binding protein, with translation MELCNLDGELEILINYTDEPAISLRGEVDFRNMDRISQAIFSLVERGKSSINIDLREVIFMDSTGVSALIDAANVIVPKGCSLRLITAGGQLSKVLSRCGMSGMFQYEQLGSLQPLAGGPSRPETRDVVEFEVPSQPQMLSYIRARAADFARSMPFSDDDIEDIKLAIGEAATNAIRHGTSRDCHKIKIRFERGKDEMKVFVIDRGCGFDPESICSTPIDYMCEGGRGIMFMKALMNKVRFSSQKPGTCVEMTKKYQRQN, from the coding sequence ATGGAATTGTGCAATTTGGATGGCGAGCTTGAGATCTTGATTAATTACACCGATGAGCCTGCGATATCACTGCGCGGTGAAGTGGATTTTCGCAATATGGACAGGATCAGCCAGGCGATTTTCAGTCTGGTTGAGCGTGGGAAGTCGTCGATCAATATCGATCTTAGAGAGGTGATCTTTATGGATTCGACAGGTGTTTCGGCTCTCATTGATGCGGCCAATGTAATCGTTCCAAAGGGGTGCAGCTTACGGCTCATTACGGCAGGGGGACAGTTGTCCAAGGTGTTATCGCGCTGCGGCATGTCGGGTATGTTTCAATATGAACAACTGGGCTCGCTGCAGCCGTTGGCGGGTGGCCCTTCACGTCCCGAGACCAGGGATGTGGTTGAGTTCGAAGTTCCGAGCCAGCCCCAGATGCTGTCATATATACGTGCGCGCGCCGCTGATTTTGCAAGATCAATGCCTTTTAGTGATGACGATATCGAAGATATCAAACTGGCTATCGGTGAGGCGGCGACCAACGCCATCAGGCATGGAACAAGCCGCGATTGTCACAAAATCAAGATCAGGTTTGAGCGCGGCAAGGACGAAATGAAAGTTTTCGTTATCGACAGAGGCTGCGGCTTTGATCCCGAGTCGATATGCTCAACGCCCATCGACTATATGTGTGAAGGCGGCAGAGGTATTATGTTTATGAAGGCGCTGATGAATAAAGTGAGATTCAGTTCACAAAAGCCCGGCACCTGTGTTGAAATGACAAAAAAATACCAGAGACAAAACTAA
- a CDS encoding potassium channel protein, whose protein sequence is MLYQNDPIRHFRLALAALVALVALGTAGYHILEGWSLLDSLYMTVITLGTVGYEVVQPLDVPGKIFTIVLIVFGVAIVFWAGASLIQALVGEQIWHALQRKRMQKNISKLRNHFIICGFGRMGQQIVKDLQRENVAHCVIERNPEQLPKLVAQDIPFIEGNASDDKVLKAAGIERAKGLITVAPTDEDNVFITLSARALNPSLFIMARSIQEENEDKLKMAGADRVMSPYVMGGKRMAQSVLRPNVLDFLELAMHTDDLKMMIEELKISSESKLIGQSISDSGLKDKTGITVIAISKASGKMVANPGPDEVLHEGDVLIAIGTPEQLDKAISLAGAQTDEGI, encoded by the coding sequence ATGCTCTATCAAAACGATCCCATAAGACATTTCAGGCTGGCGCTGGCTGCATTGGTCGCTTTGGTAGCTCTTGGAACGGCAGGTTATCATATACTCGAAGGCTGGAGCCTGCTCGATTCCCTGTATATGACCGTAATCACCCTGGGCACAGTTGGCTATGAAGTCGTGCAACCGCTGGATGTTCCTGGGAAAATATTTACAATAGTCCTGATTGTTTTCGGTGTCGCTATTGTCTTCTGGGCCGGTGCAAGCCTTATACAGGCTCTGGTCGGCGAACAGATATGGCACGCATTACAGAGGAAACGCATGCAAAAAAATATATCTAAACTGCGCAATCATTTCATAATCTGCGGATTCGGCAGGATGGGACAGCAGATAGTAAAAGACCTGCAGCGCGAGAATGTCGCTCATTGCGTGATAGAGCGAAACCCTGAGCAGCTCCCTAAGCTTGTCGCTCAGGACATTCCATTCATCGAGGGAAACGCAAGTGACGATAAAGTACTCAAGGCAGCAGGCATTGAGCGCGCAAAAGGGCTTATAACCGTGGCTCCAACAGACGAAGACAATGTCTTCATCACCCTCAGCGCCCGCGCACTCAACCCAAGCCTGTTTATCATGGCGCGTTCGATACAGGAAGAAAACGAGGACAAACTCAAAATGGCTGGAGCCGACAGAGTGATGTCACCTTATGTGATGGGCGGAAAGAGGATGGCACAATCCGTGCTGCGCCCGAATGTTCTGGACTTTCTGGAACTTGCAATGCACACCGATGACCTCAAGATGATGATAGAAGAACTGAAAATAAGCTCGGAATCAAAACTCATCGGCCAATCCATAAGCGATTCCGGCTTGAAGGACAAAACAGGTATTACTGTAATCGCGATCAGTAAAGCCTCCGGCAAAATGGTGGCCAATCCCGGTCCTGATGAAGTTCTTCACGAAGGAGATGTGCTCATTGCAATCGGCACTCCCGAGCAGCTCGACAAAGCGATCTCGCTTGCCGGTGCCCAAACCGACGAAGGTATATGA